The nucleotide window GGCATGTTCGGCCAGCCGCTTCAGGTCGTCTCGGGAAACGTTCTCATCTACATCGTGTTCGGCGCCGTGATGATGGCTTCAGGCGCAGGTGATCTGCTTCTTAAGATAGCCAATCGTTTGACCGGGGGCTTTGTCGGAGGCGCAGCCCATGCTGCGGTTGCCAGCTCCGCTCTGTTCGGGACGCTGTCGGGCGCTGCAATCTCGAATGTCGTCTCCACCGGTGTGATGACAATCCCTGTCATCAAGAAATCGGGCTTTCGGCCGGCCTTTGCCGGCGCTGTGGAAGCCGCCGCCTCCACAGGTGGTCAGGTAATGCCACCGGTCATGGGTGTTGTCGCATTTTTCGTCGCCGGCCAAATAGGCCTCGAATACCGCTACATCGTCGTCGCGGCGATCCTGCCGGCGATTTTTTACTATTTCGGCACCTTTTTGACCATCTACTTCGAGGCCAGAAAACAGGGGATCGAGACACTCAGGGCCGAAGACCGGCCTGCGCTCAACCGGATGGAACTCTTCCAGTGTCTGGTGTTCATCATTCCGCTTGGTGTTCTGACTTACTTCCTTTTCGTCCAGCCATCTGTACCCAAAGCAGGTTTCTACGGTCTGGTGGCAGCCCTTGTGACGGCACTGGTTCTCTTTCCAGCGTTCCGTTCTGCAGGCAGTCTCTGGTCGGCATTCGTGAGCGCGGGGCGCATGTCCGCGGCCATCGTTGTCATTGTTACCGCCATCGGCCTCATCGTTGGGTTGATTCAGGTATCCGGTTTTTCAGGCAGGCTTGCACTGTTGCTGACACAACTGGCGAGCGGGCCGCTTCCAGTTGTCTTGCTGGTCGTTGCGCTTGGCTCCATCGTGCTTGGAATGGGCCTTCCACCCGGTGCCACCTACTTTATCATCGTGATCGCGCTCAGTTCCGGCATTGAAGCGATCGGCATTCCACCGCTCACATTGCATCTGTTCGTGGTTTTCTTTGCCGTCATGTCAACAGTAACGCCGCCAGTTGCGCTGGCTGCATTTGCTGCAGCCCCTATCGCGGGCGCAGACCCCGTGCGGACGGGTTTTGAGGCAGCCCGCATCGGCATCGCCGGATTTCTGATCCCGTTTGTTTTCGTCTATCATCCAGCGGTTCTCTACAAGCTGCAGGTCCTCTTTGTCTGGTTTGGAGAAGACCTCCCGAACAGTCGCGCCATGCTCGATATCGCGACGGTTGGATGGCTCGAATTCGCATGGGTCATTGTCGCCTTCGTGCTCGCCATGTGGATGCTCGCTTCCGCATTAACGGGCTTTGATCGTGGCACTCTCAGCCCGGTCGAAAGACTGGTCAGGACCGCACTGGGTCTGCTCACGCTCGTACCAAGTCTTTTGGTAGCCGGCTTCGCAACTGTCGCCGGCATCGCACTGCTGGCGCGTCATTTTCATCTGTCACGGCTTTCAACCTCAGACGCACCAAAGGAATATGCATGATCAAGGGAGGAAACCTCATGCGCCGACTAAGTCTTGCGACTGTTCTCGCCACAACCCTTATTGCTTCATCCAGTTGGGCGGAGGAAGTCACGTTAAAGATGGCCACCATCGCGCCGAGTCTTGGCCAGGCGATCACGATGGCTACCTTTGCCAATATCGTGACCGAGAATTTGGATGACGTCACGATTGAGGTCGCTGCTGGCGGCGCCGCAACTGTCCACATGCTCGAAGTTGCCAAACGCAATCTCGACATGTCGATGGGCTCTCCGACCATTCACTCGCTACTCAGTAACAAGAGGGCAATGTACAAGGACGTGGAAAACCACGAGGAGCTTGCCGGAAACATCAGCCAGCTCATGGCTTTTCCTTGGGGGGCTTATCACTTTGCGGTCCGCCCTGATAGCGGGATCGAGTATCTCGATGATATTGAAGGAACAACCGTGTTTCTGGGGCCGCAAGGCGGCGGAGCCTACAATGCTGCCAAAGGCTGGATCCAGTCGACCACGGGCCTTGTTGCGGGCGAAGACTATGATGCGATCAAGGCAAACTGGAAAACTGGCTTTCAGGCATTTCTGGATGGCAAGATCGAC belongs to Roseibium porphyridii and includes:
- a CDS encoding TRAP transporter permease; the encoded protein is MSAVQADSTETSRHPSGRVATHLSEVLAFCFAMVILLYAASGPISEFVRWVIEMTTPGFDELSRRDKRLLYREHWLGGGYRSFERAFLLPTGLILGLPILFAFAISLLTLHSKPALQWLNWVLTLLAIAAFSAWIVKIFATDGGALPTAQPIDYVMFPLATLITLYLTWRMFGGFIVAFCAFWVVYFFIRGDLPGWTGILAGSDATFAQNLRSMVQNFWAQTGGMFGQPLQVVSGNVLIYIVFGAVMMASGAGDLLLKIANRLTGGFVGGAAHAAVASSALFGTLSGAAISNVVSTGVMTIPVIKKSGFRPAFAGAVEAAASTGGQVMPPVMGVVAFFVAGQIGLEYRYIVVAAILPAIFYYFGTFLTIYFEARKQGIETLRAEDRPALNRMELFQCLVFIIPLGVLTYFLFVQPSVPKAGFYGLVAALVTALVLFPAFRSAGSLWSAFVSAGRMSAAIVVIVTAIGLIVGLIQVSGFSGRLALLLTQLASGPLPVVLLVVALGSIVLGMGLPPGATYFIIVIALSSGIEAIGIPPLTLHLFVVFFAVMSTVTPPVALAAFAAAPIAGADPVRTGFEAARIGIAGFLIPFVFVYHPAVLYKLQVLFVWFGEDLPNSRAMLDIATVGWLEFAWVIVAFVLAMWMLASALTGFDRGTLSPVERLVRTALGLLTLVPSLLVAGFATVAGIALLARHFHLSRLSTSDAPKEYA
- a CDS encoding TAXI family TRAP transporter solute-binding subunit, with the translated sequence MRRLSLATVLATTLIASSSWAEEVTLKMATIAPSLGQAITMATFANIVTENLDDVTIEVAAGGAATVHMLEVAKRNLDMSMGSPTIHSLLSNKRAMYKDVENHEELAGNISQLMAFPWGAYHFAVRPDSGIEYLDDIEGTTVFLGPQGGGAYNAAKGWIQSTTGLVAGEDYDAIKANWKTGFQAFLDGKIDMYVNGCIDPCQQFIQFTETEKVRFIGPEDDSGDAVDKFLGKFRHRTEVPAGLYANQVNDGPVKSNDTGVSIAVRTDLDEELVYNMTKAFWENVDSIASDAPWAKALTPEYAAKAEGTIKLHPGAERYYKEIGAL